In Malus sylvestris chromosome 15, drMalSylv7.2, whole genome shotgun sequence, a single genomic region encodes these proteins:
- the LOC126601828 gene encoding 11-beta-hydroxysteroid dehydrogenase B, producing MDLFNSVLNWVVPPASLVMLAFAWPALTFVTGCEWLYNLFNSEIVEDKVVIITGASSGIGEQIAYEYAKRRANLVLVARRQNRLRVISENARRMGAKHVMNIAADVVKEEECRRFISETISFYGRVDHLVNTVSLGHTFYFEEVTDTSVFPQLLDINFWGNVYPTYVALPYLRQTNGRIIVNASVESWLPLPRMSLYAAAKAALVNFYETLRLEVNHEVGITIATHGWIGSEMTGGKFMLEEGAEMQWKEEREVHVTGGPVEDFARLIVAGACRGDSYVKYPSWYDIFLLYRVFAPKVLNWTFRLILPTQGGRRTSLVGTGRPISEGYGRPISEGYGRPLLEGTPPRRLIGPNTVSQQSPPRQIKME from the exons ATGGATTTGTTTAACTCGGTGTTGAATTGGGTGGTGCCACCGGCAAGTTTAGTGATGCTGGCGTTTGCTTGGCCAGCGTTGACCTTCGTCACTGGTTGTGAGTGGCTTTACAATTTGTTCAACAGTGAAATTGTCGAAGATAAGGTTGTTATAATTACAGGAGCTTCTTCTGGCATAGGAGAG CAAATTGCATATGAATATGCGAAGAGAAGAGCAAATCTTGTACTAGTGGCACGAAGACAGAACAGACTGCGAGTGATCAGTGAGAATGCAAGGCGTATGGGTGCAAAGCATGTCATGAATATAGCCGCCGACGTTGTCAAGGAAGAGGAATGTAGGCGTTTCATCAGTGAAACGATAAGCTTCTATGGCCGAG TGGATCACCTTGTAAATACAGTAAGTCTAGGACATACATTCTACTTCGAGGAAGTTACAGACACGTCTGTCTTTCCCCAATTGTtg GATATAAATTTCTGGGGGAATGTTTATCCAACATATGTTGCTCTTCCTTACCTACGTCAAACTAATGGAAGGATCATTGTCAATGCATCAGTTGAGAGCTGGTTACCTCTGCCGAGAATGAGTTTATATGCT GCGGCAAAGGCAGCTCTGGTTAACTTTTATGAGACCTTGAGATTAGAAGTAAACCATGAGGTAGGGATAACAATTGCAACTCACGGGTGGATTGGAAGTGAAATGACAGGAGGCAAGTTcatgctagaggagggggctgaAATGCAGTGGAAAGAAGAAAGGGAG GTACATGTGACCGGTGGGCCTGTGGAGGATTTTGCAAGGTTGATTGTAGCTGGGGCTTGTCGAGGAGATTCATACGTTAAGTATCCAAGTTGGTATGACATATTCCTGCTGTACAGGGTGTTTGCGCCTAAGGTCCTGAATTGGACATTCCGCCTCATTCTTCCAACGCAAGGTGGAAGGAGGACTTCCCTTGTGGGCACCGGAAGGCCTATTTCTGAAGGCTATGGGAGGCCTATTTCAGAAGGCTATGGAAGGCCTTTGTTGGAAGGCACTCCTCCAAGGAGACTTATTGGTCCCAACACAGTTTCCCAACAGAGTCCCCCGCGTCAGATAAAAATGGAATGA